A DNA window from Halomicrobium mukohataei DSM 12286 contains the following coding sequences:
- a CDS encoding DUF7836 family putative zinc-binding protein: MSVPLSHEHMQEAWIQLQCPDCTTEWEQRLSELPASGERFQCDHCDAYTPTAEFAKTTRDLEVLREMNGEE; the protein is encoded by the coding sequence ATGAGTGTGCCACTGTCACACGAACACATGCAGGAAGCCTGGATACAGCTCCAGTGTCCCGACTGCACGACCGAGTGGGAACAGCGTCTCTCCGAGCTTCCGGCGTCAGGAGAGCGGTTCCAGTGTGATCACTGCGACGCGTACACTCCCACCGCAGAGTTCGCGAAGACCACCCGCGACCTCGAAGTGCTCCGAGAGATGAACGGCGAGGAGTAG